GCTGCTCTTCGGTCTCTTCGGCTGGAAGATCGCCCTCATCTATGTGCTTTCCGGGGAAGCGATCGCCATCGTCAGCGGACTGCTCATCGGCCGCTTGAAAATGGAGCGTTTCATTGAATCCATCGCCACGACCACGAAAGTGGGGGCCGCGACCGAAGGGGAGCGGCTTTCATGGGGACAGCGGCTGCGCGAAGCCTGGGTTTTTACCCGCGACCTGTTGAAAAGCATATGGCCTTATGTGGTCGGCGGCATCGCCGTCGGCGCCCTGATGCATGGCTGGATCCCCAGCGGTGCGCTGGCCAGGGTGGCCGGGCGCGGCAACCCGTTCGCCGTGCTGATCGCGGTGGCCATCGGCATTCCTCTCTACAGCAATGCCGCCGGGGTCATCCCCCTGGTTTCCGAACTGACCCGGGCCGGGGTGGCCATGGGTACGGCGCTGGCTTTCATGATGGCCGTCACCGGCCTCAGCTTGCCGGAGATGATCCTGCTGCGCCGGGTCCTGAAGCCCAAGCTGCTGGCCGTGTTTATCGCCATCGTCGGCTCAGGGATCGTCTTTACCGGATACCTGTTCAATTTTATCTTGAAATAAATCGGGAGAATAACCTATGAATGAAAAAACCACTTGCGCATGCGCTGGTACGGTTTCCCTGATCATCCCCTGTTCCGGTGCCGCCGACACGGGCGAGATCGCCGATCGGGCCGCCCGCAAATTCGCTGAAGGAGGCTGCGCCGGCATGTTCTGCCTGGCCGGGGTTGGAGCCAATCTCAGTGGCTTCATCGCCTCGGCCAAAGGAGCCGACCGGCTGCTGGTGGTCGACGGCTGCAACCTGGACTGCGCCCGCAAGACCCTGGGTGAAAAGGGAATCACTGAGAACATCATCCATGTGCGCGTCACCGACCTGGGGATCGCGAAAGGCAAGTCGCCGGCAACGGCCGAGCGCATCGATGCCGTGGTTGCCGAGCTTGGCAAAAAGCTGACGGCTTCATTGAAATAAAGGAGGAACCATGCTGATACAAATTTTGGGAACCGGTTGCCCCAAGTGCCAGAAACTTGAGGAAAATGCCCGCAAGGCGGCTTCCGAACTGAACCTGGATTTCCTCGTTGAGAAGGTCAAGGACCTGCAGCAGATCATGGCCTTCGGCGTGATGATCACCCCGGCGCTGGTCGTGGACGGCGTCGTGAAAGTGGCCGGAAAAATCCCGGGAGTCGAAGACATCAAAAAAATGTTGGTAAAATAGTCGAGGAGCAGAGAATGAAAAACGCACTCATCCGCGGGTTTATTTTGTTTTTGTTGGCGGGAGTACTTTCTGTGCGCTGTAACGCGGCTGGCCCTAAGGCCGATGAGAAAAACAGCCCTGCGGTGGCTGGAAAAAGTTATTTGGTTAGCTTCGTCGAGCTGGGTTCGGTGCGCTGCATCCCCTGCAAGTTGATGCAACCGGTCATGAAAGATATCGAGAAGGATTACGCCGGGCAGGTCAAGGTGGTTTTTTATGATGTCTGGACACCTGAAGGCGAACCTTTCGGCCAAGCCTATAAAATCCGCGTGATCCCCACCCAGGTATTCCTGGATAAAGAAGGCAAGGAATATTTTCGCCATGAGGGTTTCTTTCCTAAAGAGGAACTGGTCAAGATCCTCAAGCAGAAAGGCGTGAAATAATGTTGGAAGCCCTTTTTACCTGGGTAACAAAGCTGCTCTCCGGCAGTCCGCTACTTGGGCTGCTGGGCGCTTTCCTTTGGGGGATATTGAGTATCCTGCTCAGCCCCTGCCACCTGGCCAGCATCCCGTTGATCGTCGGTTTCATCAGCCAGCAGGAGCAAATTACCACGCGCAGAGCCTTTCGCATCTCTCTGGGCTTCGCCCTGGGAATTTTATCCACCATCGCCCTGATCGGCGTCATTACGTCGCTGCTCGGTCGCATGATGGGCGACATCGGCCGCTGGAGCAATTACCTCGTGGCTGGCATTTTCGTTCTGGTCGGGCTTTACCTGTTGGGCATCATCAAATTGGATCTGCCCGGGGCCGCCAACGCCAAAGCCCGCGGCAAAGGTGTCTGGGCCGGGTTTTTCCTGGGGCTGGTCTTCGGCCTGGCGCTGGGCCCCTGCACATTCGCTTACATGGCGCCGATCCTGGCCATCGTCCTGGCCAAGTCATCATCCAGCTTAGTCTACGGCGTCCCTCTGCTCATAGCCTACGGGATTGGCCATTGTGCCGTGATCGTCTTTGCCGGCACATTCACCCGGGTGATCGAAAACTATCTGCGCTGGAATGAGAGTTCGAAAGCCCTCGGTTTTGTTAAAAAAGCCTGCGGCCTTCTGCTACTCGTCGCCGCGGCTTACATGATCTGGAGTTGAATCATGATCGGACTGGCAGCCGTAACAGCGATCTTGCTCGTGCTGTCGTTTTTTAGCGATCGCTGTAAAACGATGGCCGGGCTGAAGAAAGGGGCGAAAATGTTCCTGAACATCCTGCCAGCCCTGCTTACCGTATTGATCCTGGTCAGCGTTTTCCTCTATGCCGTCCCCGATCGTGTTTTAACCGAATGGCTGGGGAAAGGAACCGGCTGGGCCGGTATTGTCAGTGCTGCCCTGCTGGGTTCGATCTCCCTGATCCCGGGCTTTATTGCCTTCCCGCTGGGCGCGATCCTGGTACGCAGCGGTGTATCCTACCAAGTTATCGCTGTATTCATCACCACACTGATGATGGTCGGCATCCTGACCCTGCCGCTGGAAGCGAAGTATTTCGGCTGGCGGGTCAGCATCCTGCGCAACCTGCTGAGTTTCTTCGGGGCGTTGCTGATCGGCCTCCTGATGGGGATCTTCCTATGAAAGGCAAAGCAATGATCATAGTGAAAAAATACGGGTTCGCGTTGCTGTTCGCTGTTTTTATCGGGATCTCGCGATTAAGTAATTTTCCTGCCGGGATTGGGATTTTCAAGAACTTCCGCATATTTTTCCTGGAAATGATCCTTTTTCTGCCGCTGATGTTCATTCTGATCGGCTTGTTCGACGTATGGGTCCCACGGGAGAAGATCATCCGCCACCTGGGCCCGGAGGCCGGAACAATGGGAATCCTCTGGGTTGTCCTGCTGGCCATGCTGCAAGCCGGGCCGCTCTATGCCGCCTTTCCAGTCGCGGCTTTGCTGTGGAAAAAGGGCTGCAGCATCCGGAATGTATTTGTCTACCTGGGGGCTTTCTCAACCTTGAAGATTCCCATGCTGGCCTTTGAAATCAGTTTCCTCGGCTTGAAGTTTTCCCTGTTGCGCGCCCTGTTCAGCTTGCCCGTGTTCATAGCCATCGGCTTCATCATGGCGGTTTATCTGAAGAAGAAGGAATTCGCGGTCAAGGAAGCGGGGTGACGGGGACAGCGTGACGAACAAAGCGAACATCGACCGACTGGCCAGGGTCTACGTCGAGCCGACCAACCGCTGCAACCTCGACTGCCGCACCTGCATGCGCCAGGGCTGGGAGGAAGGACTGGGCTTCATGGATTTCGCTATGTATGAAAAGATCCTGGCCGGCTGGCGCGCTTTCCCTGACCGGTTCGAGATTTTTCTCGGCGGCTTCGGCGAGCCGCTGAGCCATCCGCGCATCGCGGACATGGTGGCGCTGGCTAAGTCCGCCGGCAGCAGGGTGGAACTGATCAGCAACGGCATCCTGTTGGATGATGCGATGTCGCGGCGTCTTATCGCGGCCGGTCTCGACCGCATTTGGATATCGATTGATGGCGCCTCGCAAGCGAGCTATGCCGACGTGCGTCTGGGCGATCACCTGCCGGAGATCATCGCCAACCTGGAACGCCTCAACGCGAGGAGCAACAAGCCCGAACTGGGCATCTCTTTCGTGGCCATGAAGCGCAACCTCGCCGACCTGCCTGCCGTGATCGACCTGGCCCGGCGCCTGGGAGCAAGCCGCTTTTCACTCAGCAACGTCGAGCCATATACTGAAGACATGGTAACGGAAGTCCTTTACGGTCAGGTATTGTTCGAGGCTTTACCGGAGGGGGGATGTATCATGCCGCGCTTCGACCTGAACTCAATTGAAGGTGAAACGCTGGAGAAAGTTTCCGCCTTGTTCCCCGATGCGCTTACATTCACGCCGCTGAACCCCGATCATGAAGGGCTGTGCCCCTTCCTTCGTCGCCGCAGCGCCAGCGTGCGTTGGGACGGCCAGATCGGCCCCTGCCTGCCGC
Above is a window of Candidatus Aminicenantes bacterium DNA encoding:
- a CDS encoding permease, translating into MFSWMQRLVDWLVYTVLGLPNGSRAASALDFFIFDTVKIFILLTLIVFAITLVRGFFPPERTRRLLAAKKGSRLVGHLLAALLGIVTPFCSCSAVPLFIGFVEAGIPLGVTVTYLVAAPMVNEVALGLLFGLFGWKIALIYVLSGEAIAIVSGLLIGRLKMERFIESIATTTKVGAATEGERLSWGQRLREAWVFTRDLLKSIWPYVVGGIAVGALMHGWIPSGALARVAGRGNPFAVLIAVAIGIPLYSNAAGVIPLVSELTRAGVAMGTALAFMMAVTGLSLPEMILLRRVLKPKLLAVFIAIVGSGIVFTGYLFNFILK
- a CDS encoding thioredoxin family protein; translated protein: MLIQILGTGCPKCQKLEENARKAASELNLDFLVEKVKDLQQIMAFGVMITPALVVDGVVKVAGKIPGVEDIKKMLVK
- a CDS encoding cytochrome C biogenesis protein: MLEALFTWVTKLLSGSPLLGLLGAFLWGILSILLSPCHLASIPLIVGFISQQEQITTRRAFRISLGFALGILSTIALIGVITSLLGRMMGDIGRWSNYLVAGIFVLVGLYLLGIIKLDLPGAANAKARGKGVWAGFFLGLVFGLALGPCTFAYMAPILAIVLAKSSSSLVYGVPLLIAYGIGHCAVIVFAGTFTRVIENYLRWNESSKALGFVKKACGLLLLVAAAYMIWS
- a CDS encoding permease; translated protein: MKGKAMIIVKKYGFALLFAVFIGISRLSNFPAGIGIFKNFRIFFLEMILFLPLMFILIGLFDVWVPREKIIRHLGPEAGTMGILWVVLLAMLQAGPLYAAFPVAALLWKKGCSIRNVFVYLGAFSTLKIPMLAFEISFLGLKFSLLRALFSLPVFIAIGFIMAVYLKKKEFAVKEAG
- a CDS encoding putative zinc-binding protein, with translation MNEKTTCACAGTVSLIIPCSGAADTGEIADRAARKFAEGGCAGMFCLAGVGANLSGFIASAKGADRLLVVDGCNLDCARKTLGEKGITENIIHVRVTDLGIAKGKSPATAERIDAVVAELGKKLTASLK
- a CDS encoding radical SAM protein, which produces MTNKANIDRLARVYVEPTNRCNLDCRTCMRQGWEEGLGFMDFAMYEKILAGWRAFPDRFEIFLGGFGEPLSHPRIADMVALAKSAGSRVELISNGILLDDAMSRRLIAAGLDRIWISIDGASQASYADVRLGDHLPEIIANLERLNARSNKPELGISFVAMKRNLADLPAVIDLARRLGASRFSLSNVEPYTEDMVTEVLYGQVLFEALPEGGCIMPRFDLNSIEGETLEKVSALFPDALTFTPLNPDHEGLCPFLRRRSASVRWDGQIGPCLPLLHAHTVCLNGHSRNWEEFHLGSLADRALADIWNDAAYRDFRHRLDEFSFAPCSTCNSCDLPSVNGEDCFGNIHPACGGCLWSQGFIQCP
- a CDS encoding thioredoxin family protein, which translates into the protein MKNALIRGFILFLLAGVLSVRCNAAGPKADEKNSPAVAGKSYLVSFVELGSVRCIPCKLMQPVMKDIEKDYAGQVKVVFYDVWTPEGEPFGQAYKIRVIPTQVFLDKEGKEYFRHEGFFPKEELVKILKQKGVK